GTAACCTGGTGCACCAATGGTTCAAAAGCGCTTAAAACTTTTACCGCAAATGCAAATAGTTTTGATTTATTAATAATAGATATTCAATTGCCCGGAATGAACGGCTTTGAAATTGCAGAACTTATCGCTAAAGAAAAAGAAAATATTCCATTTCTATTTCTTACTGCAAGAAACGAAAAAAAAGATCGCCTACATGGCTTGAAGATAGGTGCTGATGATTACATAACGAAACCTTTTGACATAGATGAGCTAGTACTCCGGATAAAAAATATTATCAAAAGGAACAGTCATCACATAACTCCCGAAAAAGAAATACCCACAGCCGATATTCAGATTGGAGACATTATATTACACAAAGAATTGTTGAAACTTTCTATTAAGAATGCTACCCCCATTTCCCTCACTTTAAGAGAAGCAGAACTGCTGGAATTTCTATGGAAAAATCAAAACCGCGTTTTAAAACGTGAGGAAATCTTATTACAGCTCTGGGGAGAAAACGATTATTTCCTCGGCCGAAGTCTAGATGTTTTTATTTCAAGATTAAGGAAATTGCTACACACATCTAAATCAGTAAGTATCGACAATGTGTATGGCATTGGCTTCATTTTCAATGTAAAAAAGATTTAAACTCTTTTCTAATAGAAAGGGGTTTACGTTTGGCCATCTCATTAACTATTTATTTAAAATTCATTAATACTAATATTAATAAAAACTAAATAAGATTGTACATTATTTTCAATGCAAATAACATTTTATGACAAAGAAGGCTTTTACACTAATAGCAAGTTTCCTAATATCTTACTTAGGCGCAAATGCGCAATCATCTGCAAATTTAGTTCAGTATATCAATCCGTTTATCGGGACAGGAGCTGTAGATGCATCCAGTCTTTCAGGTAGTAATTTTCCTGGTGCAACCACCCCTTTTGGTCTTGTTCAACTAAGCCCCGACACTCAAGATAACCCAGATAACCCAGCCTCAGGATATGATTATAATGACAAAACGATTGTTGGATTTAGTCATACGCATCTCAGCGGAACTGGTGTTGCCGATTTATTTGATATATTATTTATGCCTACAACAGGTAAAATATATACAACACCAGGTACTTCCGAAAACCCGGAAACAGGCTATAGATCTAGATTCTCACATAGTCAAGAATCAGCTAAAGCAGGTTATTATCAAGTAAAATTATTAGATTACAATATCAATGCCGAGCTTACAGCAACCGAGCACGCTGGCTTCCATCGTTATACTTTCCCACAAGGGAGCGATGCACATGTTATTATTGATTTAAACCATTCACTTAACAAAAAAAGAAGCTATTGGTCTTG
The Arachidicoccus soli DNA segment above includes these coding regions:
- a CDS encoding response regulator transcription factor, producing the protein MKNKILFIEDQEDLGNVVKQYLEISGFDVTWCTNGSKALKTFTANANSFDLLIIDIQLPGMNGFEIAELIAKEKENIPFLFLTARNEKKDRLHGLKIGADDYITKPFDIDELVLRIKNIIKRNSHHITPEKEIPTADIQIGDIILHKELLKLSIKNATPISLTLREAELLEFLWKNQNRVLKREEILLQLWGENDYFLGRSLDVFISRLRKLLHTSKSVSIDNVYGIGFIFNVKKI